The sequence TTGTAGTATGGGTAAACCGCGCGTTTGACGGCGTCCCACGCGCCGTCGCCGATGGTCTCGCCGTCGGCATCTTCCTCACGGACGTAGAGGTCCTCCCACTTGCGACGGCGCTTCTTGACGATGACGACGTCGGGCAGGAACTCCTTGCGGTACAGCGCGAGGATGAAGCCGAGATCGACGAAGATCACGGCCAGAATGGCGCCGAGATACATGTTCCCGATTTCGGTGAGGCCCCAACCGCTCACGAGGCCGTAGGCGAACATGAACACGAACGCCACCTCGATGACCGTCAGGAGGACGATGGCGATCGCCGCTGCCGTGCTTTCGCGGGCCGGTTCGTATCGGTGAATGTCGCCGTAGGTGCTGCCACTCGATGACATGTTACTCTCCCCTCCCGGTTCCGGTGTGTGGTGACTCGCCGTATTTCAGGACGTAGAACGTGAACACGAGCGAGACGATGATGCCGAGGATGGTCGCGGCACCGACCCAGTGGGCCTGGATCGGGACGCCGAGTTCGTGGAGGTCGACCTCGCCTCCGCCGCCTCCGCCTCCGCTCCCGCCACCGCCGCCGCCGCCGGAGTCGGGGATCGCCCCGACGACGACGACGCCTTTCATGCCCATGGCCTGGTGGGGTGAGCAGTAGTACTTGGTGACGCCCTCTTCTTCGAAGGTTTGCTCGACGGTGAAGCCCGCTTCGCCCGTGAGGTCGCTCTCGAAGTCGCCGCCGTCGTCGACGACGTTGTGCTGACCGCCCTCGCCGGTCCACTCCCAGACGACGGTCGTTCCGGGATCGACCTGGACGGCCGGCGGGTCGAACGCGAACGCCCCGCCGTTGCCCTCGGCGCCGACCATCACCGTCACCTCGTCCTGGCCGGTCGCGTCGGTCACCTCGCTGTAGTTCCCCACGTCGCTCATCCATCCGTCGAACGACGGCTGGGCCGCGGCTGGCGTCGCCGTGGCAGCGGCCGTTCCGACGGCGGCGGACCCACCGGCAACTCTCAGGAAGTCCCGCCTCTTCATACGGTCGAATCTGAGGAAGGAATGCGCTTAAACCCACCGACTCCCCGACAGCCGTGTCAGTCGCGGCGAGCCGCCGAGTCGTCGGATTCGTCGCTCGCTGGCGGCGTTCCCTCGGCGTCGTCCAGCGGCGGAAGAAAGTCCGGTCGGTCGCCGTCGTCAACGCCGACGGCGCGCAACCGGTCACGGAACTCCGCGGACCGGAACCGGTCGGAGAGGCGCGCGTTCGCGACGACGGCAAAGAGGAAGACGCCGATGCCGGCGAACACGACGCTCATCAGCGGTGGCACGAGGTTGACGTAGCCGCCGGGCGTGGGAATGGCGTCGGTGAACAGCCAGATTCCGAGCAGTCCGATCCCCGTCAGTAGTTGGGCAGCGGCGATGAGTTGCAACAGGTTGTTGCCGAGTTGGCCGGTGCCCTCGGGCACGGCCTGCGGATCGGGCAACGAGACATCGTCGGGAGCGTCGGGTACCTCGTAGGAGTCCATCGAACACAGCGCCACGGTCGGTTTTACGTCGCGCAACACGGTCCCTCGGCCCTCGACGCTCCCGTCCGGGGCGACGATGGCGTACCCCTCGTCGGAGTACGCGACGAGATGCTCCTCGCCGTCCCGCTCGAACCGTTCGAGCGCGGCGAACACCTCGCGACTCGCGATGCGGTTCTTGAGGTCGGTCTCGACCCGGTCCAGTAGCGCCGGACCGACGATCCACGTCTCCGGATCGAAGGCCGCCTCCCACTCCTCGGCGCTCATCGCCGCCATGTCGCTCGGGCCGAAGTCGTCGAAGTCGTACGCCTCGGCGAGCGCTTCGGCGTCGAGCGCGTCCGATTCGGTGGCGTCGTCGGCAGCGGGTGCGGCCGACGCGTCGTCGGCGGGCGAGTCCGACGACGGTGACGAATCAGCCATCGGCCGAGATTGGGTCCACAGCGGCATACGCTTTCCGACCTCGGCGGCGAGCCGGGACGGTTTTAACCGCCGTTGCCCAACGCCAGTTGATGGCAAGCGAGGCGACGATCGCGACGCTCGCGGGGGTCGCGGTGACGCTGAGTTTCCCGTTCTACCTCTACGGTGCGTGGCTCGTCCTCGACGCCGAGATGGTGACGTGGTCGGT comes from Haloplanus sp. XH21 and encodes:
- a CDS encoding DUF7318 family protein: MSSSGSTYGDIHRYEPARESTAAAIAIVLLTVIEVAFVFMFAYGLVSGWGLTEIGNMYLGAILAVIFVDLGFILALYRKEFLPDVVIVKKRRRKWEDLYVREEDADGETIGDGAWDAVKRAVYPYYKR
- a CDS encoding halocyanin domain-containing protein, producing the protein MKRRDFLRVAGGSAAVGTAAATATPAAAQPSFDGWMSDVGNYSEVTDATGQDEVTVMVGAEGNGGAFAFDPPAVQVDPGTTVVWEWTGEGGQHNVVDDGGDFESDLTGEAGFTVEQTFEEEGVTKYYCSPHQAMGMKGVVVVGAIPDSGGGGGGGSGGGGGGGEVDLHELGVPIQAHWVGAATILGIIVSLVFTFYVLKYGESPHTGTGRGE
- a CDS encoding DUF7319 domain-containing protein; the protein is MADSSPSSDSPADDASAAPAADDATESDALDAEALAEAYDFDDFGPSDMAAMSAEEWEAAFDPETWIVGPALLDRVETDLKNRIASREVFAALERFERDGEEHLVAYSDEGYAIVAPDGSVEGRGTVLRDVKPTVALCSMDSYEVPDAPDDVSLPDPQAVPEGTGQLGNNLLQLIAAAQLLTGIGLLGIWLFTDAIPTPGGYVNLVPPLMSVVFAGIGVFLFAVVANARLSDRFRSAEFRDRLRAVGVDDGDRPDFLPPLDDAEGTPPASDESDDSAARRD